The genomic stretch CACTTATcaccatgagaataacttatgacactttgtATAATattctatgtagtattctcatagCGGGTCAATCCattataaatattactcctaatatttataCCTATGTTAAGACTTTATAACTCCTTATCCATGATCCATGAGATGTGATCATCAGTCTATCTACATAATAGTCTCAATGCTTTAATGTTATCCTATCCCACTTCACAATAAAGCTCGAATACGGATACTTTAAGAATAATGTCTTTATGTTTAATGATTATCATGATTAAATCaaacttaacatttcattaaacgGACTAGATattctagggactttattatttttgaaaaacaaacataatataGAAATgcctttttattattaataaattattcaatACAAATACCAAAAGTATTGGCCTCTAGGGCTTACACCAACACATATCTAGAGTGATTCTGGTCACTAATTAGATGAAAGCTTGTGGAGAAACGTTCTCAAAACAAGTGTTTATTGAGAAGGTACTAAGATCACTTACTCCTCAGtttgattacattgttgtagctattgaacattctaaggaTCTAAGCACCATGAGAATTGAAGAGCTACAAACAGTCTAGAACCACAAGAGTTGTGTCTGACTAAGAGAACCTCTGAAAGAGAGGTAAAGCAGACTCTGAAAGcatcttttgtcaagaaggaccagataCAGTCTTGGTCAGATGCCAAGAAAAGACACGGTGGTTCTCTGAAGTCAGAAGCCTCCTACTCTGATGAAAAGAAACGTCAAAAGGGAAAGGAAAAGCTTGACAAGATAATGGTTCAGTGTTACTTTTGTAGTAGGTTTGGTCATTTTGCTAAGGACTGTTAGTCAAACAAGGAAAGGAAGTCAGAAGAAGCAAACATAGCCAAAGGAGATTCTAAAGAAGAAtttgtgctattgatggcttatGAATATGATGATGAACCCGTGTGATTGACAATTTCTGATTTTGAATGAGACTCTGAATATgagtcaaaatcagaagatgacTCTAAAGCTGAAGTCGAGTTTGATTCTGAAGTAGGTTCCGAAGATGagtcagagtcagaagatgattctgaagcTGAAGTCGAGTCTGATTCTATGAGATTCTGAAGATAGTCAAAATCAAAAGATGATTCTAATTCTGAAGGTGAATCTAATtttgatccagattctgatgatggtCCAGAATTTGGTGAATCAGAGTCTGAAGGCGACTCTGAGGGCGATTTTGATGGAGACTCTGGAAGTGATCCAGACTCTAAAGGTGGTCCAGACTATAGGGGTCAAACTTTTGAAGGTGATCATGTTTCTAAAGGTAGTGTTATCGGAGGAGGTCTAGAAGCTAACATTGTTCCAGGTTCTGTAGAAGATTCATAACAAGTTCAGAGACCACAAAGAATGAGACAAATACCCAGAAGGTTTGCAAAGTTTGACATGTTACATAATACTGAAATAGACTTTGAAGGCAATGTCATTCaatgtgccatgttagtagactctGAACCTGTGAATACAAAAGAAGCActcaagaagaaagtctggcagaagaccatgaaagaagaacttgaggctataaaAAGAAACAAGACTTAGGAGTTGACTGTGCTTCCAAAGGAAAAGAAAGCCACCGGCATCAGATGGGTCTTCAAGGTGAAGTTGAAGCCATATGGATCAATTGGAAAACACAAATCAAGGTTAGTAGCTaaaggttttcttcagaaacctggactagattactttgaggtgtttgcacttgtagctagacatgaaataaTCAGGTTGGTGATTGTTATAGCGGCTAATAGGAATTGGCCTATGCTACATCTGGATGTAAATATGCATTTCTAGACGGCCCTttacaaaaagaagtttatgtGTACAACCTCCtgaatttgtgaaaaagaatcagaAAGGGACGATGTACGAATTTATGGACACTAATACCTACCCCGAATCCAACTGCATGGCGCTTCAAGATCAACCTCACCTCAGTGAAACCCATCCCTCTCTTGAAGTTGAAGCCCTATTCAAAACTCTTCATCATTCACAGGTATCACCCAAATGAACCATTTCCCACACACCTCAATCCTATTTACTATCTTCAAATATTGTTCCTAAAACATAAATAAACTTACACACTCATCATTATAAACAACATTACCATCACCAATATGATAGCAAACAGCCTCATTTTAAATGatgagaaaaatatttaaaaatgtacTTTTGGGCAGATTATTATACAATCCAAAGATAACTACAAAATAATATTCGGAGAAGTTTCAGATATTATTCACGCTAGTGGTTTAATGTATTGTTTGGCCTAGGGAGGATCACATGTACATAATAAAAATTGTGTTGCCAAAACAATGGTTGATATCATCAGAAAATATAGTTGGATGTTTCAGCAACAATAATTCTTCCCAATGGCTCTCTTACACAAATAGGAGTACAATTGTAAAACAACATATTTGGCGGTAAATTCTATCGACACTTACAAAGTAGTCCAAAAGAGGAACCAATAGAGCCATAAACATCTTATACCAAATGAGCACTAAAACAGAAGAAAATATAGCTCCAATAATACTTTTTTCCTTACTTCCTACCAAGCCAACAACCATCAATAATGCCTTATGTGCTTGAAGTTGATTGATGGTGTGGTCCTGTGATTCAAAAAAGACCCATATTAGACTGGAGATTGAAACATCAAAATACAAAATGTAGATAAAAAGTAAAGAAATTAGTTTCAACCTTGATGCCTGATGACAAGCCCGTACCACAAGTGACAGGACAGTTATGATTCTAGATACTACTGCAATATCATTATCagtacaaaaataaattaatcccCATTTACAAAAATTGGAAATACTTGAACTGGCATAAGCAAAACTAAACCATAAGTTGGAAGGTGAGTTGACAATTATGACAAACATGCATTCAGCCAGTTTGAACATTTATACAATACATAATACAAGTACAAATACGTTCATTAGTTATAACAAAGTTTTGAAGTAAACAAAAACGTTATTAGTTTCAAGAGATATGTCACATATGTGTCACCAACCCATTGACATGTTTCTGGCATTAACACTACACTCTCGTCTCTACCACTTTTTAACATTATCCCAAATTGAGGACATCTTGGTACTTTAGTTTTGTATAAAATGGTTTGAAAAGACATAACAAATAAAAATCATTCAAGAGTTACTAAATTTCCTTTTGGGAGGATCGACTTCTAgtcataataatattaatagtaataatatttaaACAAAGAAACAACATAAATCCTAAGCCACTGAAAAGAGAGTACCCGCACTAGCTAAGATTTTAAAACATCATACATGAAActacaacaaaaagaaaaaccaaacaattaaatcattgAAGAGAAACTTACTTTGGACAGGTCGAAACCAAGCTTTCAACATAATCCTTGGTATAAAACCACAATATCTCGGTGTGCTTTGAAGTAATTTCCTCTACTATATTATATCTCCAATTATAGAGAATTGCCTGTTGGTTGTAAAAACCATCACCTTCTTGATTGCTTGCAATAATCAGTGTGTCGTTACTGTCAGAAAAATACAAAGGAAACAGAAACAATTGAGAACCATATGCCAGCCAATCATCAATGCCATCGTAAATTTGAAGACTTTGAAAACTAATGCTGAGGAATAAAGTCCAAGACTCTCGAACTCCAAATTCCATCATCTTCCATATAACAAAATGAGTTCCCTTGGCACGGTGAGAAAAACAAAGACAGTCCATCAACACATTTACAGATGGCTCGACAGGTGGTACTTCAACAAAACCCCGAGGTGGCAACAACTCCTGGTAAGTCTCCGTGCCAAGATTGAGCGAGACAATCACAAATTGCTCAATGGTAATATCATTCCAATCATATTGAGACTTATTTCGAATAGCCAACCAGTTAATAGTACTACTTATATAAACACCACTATTCATAAATGGGTAACGGCCGGGACTACTAGGATGAAAACCGAATGGAACCGTTGGAAAACAGTCAATGTTTTTCCAAACATTGTCACTCAAACTAAAAACTTTCACCTTGGTTGAAGAGAAAGCCACCACCTTATAAGAGTTGGCTGAAACATCATAACCAAATGCCAACCTCCAAAATTCAGTTAGATAACCTAATTTTTCAGATAATGTCCTCGTGGCTGGGTTCCAAAAACGGAGCCAGAATTTTTGATTCTCGGTAGCCCAAGAACCACCGAGCAAGCAGAGCAATCCATTACATGAACCAACTATCTTCCAGCAATCCATATTCCTCAATCGGTAGCGAGACTGAGGACCATAGGAAACAGTGATACTCCTCAATCGATAGTTGCTAGTGATGAGCAATGGACTCTCTATCAAATCAGTTACGGTAAAGGGTACGACGCAGCAATCCCAATCCTCGTCAGGCATAGACCATTCTGGTGTCAGTAAGAAGTGGGTGTTTTTTGGCGATCGCTGAAGGTGCAATTTAGCAAAGGCGGGATCGGAGATTAGGGTTTTCCATGACTTACAAACACATTTCATTTGCATGAGAGTTTTGACGGGAAGCCGCGAAAGAATTTCTGAGATGAGTTCATCAAGGAGAAATAACAGTGATGTCGGAGCGCCGTTTAAATGCGGAGACTTCGCTGGAGGGGAATTCATGAACGGCGATTGAGTTTGTGCCGGTTGGAACGCACAGATGTTCTTGAAATGGAAATAGACAGTATTGAAGTTGAAACCCTAGGAGGAGGATTTGCTGCCTTTACTATTGGGGAATGGCTTGGGTAACTTTACTGTTACCCATGACTTTGTAACTTTAGTTAAAATGttacataaataaataactaatatatattatattaatgtgATGAATTTTATTTTGCCTAAAGTTACCAAAGTTACACTATTGCAAAGTCACTTAAACCTGGTCCTTACTATTGTGTGCCTTTGATGCCTTTACTTCATTTAGGAGACAATTAAGTAATTAAGTAATAAaaagaattgttttttttttaggtGCTATCAATCCTTGCGTGGGCCAGTCCATACAGAACTTTGTTCTGGCTTTAAACGGGGCCCCCGCTAGTGGACGGTGGGATTGGTccctcttggattagtcggtcgcaaggccggataccaagatttccaaaaaaaaaaaaaaaaagaattgttTTGAAGAGAGATAGAATGGTTAAGAAAGAGATAGGGAAAGTCATGAAAGACACCAAAATTGAAAGGTAGCTGATCCTTGTCTGACATTTGTGAGTTGCGAAAGTCTTTTGTTTTtcgtacaattttttttattaaatggaGGGTCGAAGTTTAGAAAAAGAAAACTACGACGAAACTGaacataaaattgattttttttttattacatggAGGGTTGAAATTTAGAAAAAGAAAACTACGACGAAACTGAACATAAAATTGTCAAATGTAACACACTTTTAAACTACCGCGATAATTAATATAATGTTcagagtaaacataaaaacaaggatgtcacaattttaaaataaccaaaacatcaaaatcgattgtcatgcttcacgAGGAACGAAATGccaatttttaataaatcatgtttaacacagtgGAATTAATTTAGAACGGACTAGCATAATCTTcattgatgcataaaccaattaaaacataattcaaaaCCAACAGAATAAGAGTATAAGaatcaactctaaactagcgttccccagtgttacaaatcagagcatgacactgacgcaACTAACGAACTAGTCTATACGCTATCCTCACCAAGCTCAATagtcgctactcctcaatctgaaaaatgtctacagtaagggtgagtctcattcacaattaacaaatgttatgagttcataaacaataaaacatcataagcacattattcacccaactgcaatatatttagattttcagaaaaacattcatcaacaacaccaaATACAATTAACCACATCACCATGAAATAACACTGGAAatattccaatcatgttatagcaATATACATGCAAtgcactgacactatgcatgtggtaccaattcgtcatgggattaacccatctgacCGATGTAAACATCATTGAGATACGACAATGCCAAcactaattcctcacaatgggaattatgtcatCCACTGATCCAAAACATCACCGGAATTCAGCCACCAAAATGAGTATGAAGGCATGCataacatatgacatacttaccaTCGTCACCGATCACGATGAACAAAATCATCTcatcaccacatcaccgaatttaGTATGTTCATATTCagtatcattcaatcatcatgtcatacatcatcataacaatcataacaatcacaacaataacaacacaatCATATCATCACCATATTACTACATTGTTACAATTTACaatatatgcacacaatgtataacttcaccaaaataattaaattgggttttaaaataaaattgcgTCAACGCTAATTAcaccatttaattatataaaacatCTCATTAGCTTTACAACGCTCAAAACGAcgactaaaacggacttacggttcaaaagttatgaattatttaagaaattaaaattaaattttttaaaaagttgtcaggtgtaaccggttacgcgtTTACGTAAgtctattcgctattttcaaaACTCGCCTGTAATCGGTTACAACAGGATTATTACCCGGTTACAGCACTCAAAAACTCCCAGTTTCTCTATTTTCCCAAGCGGTAATCGGTTACAACAGAGCTGTTACCCGGTTACAGTGTACCCAATAGCAGagaatcaccattttgacagcacctTCTCATCTCCATCTCAATCTAATACATACCAACATAATTATAACACCAAAAC from Vicia villosa cultivar HV-30 ecotype Madison, WI linkage group LG4, Vvil1.0, whole genome shotgun sequence encodes the following:
- the LOC131599440 gene encoding F-box/kelch-repeat protein At3g23880-like — its product is MNSPPAKSPHLNGAPTSLLFLLDELISEILSRLPVKTLMQMKCVCKSWKTLISDPAFAKLHLQRSPKNTHFLLTPEWSMPDEDWDCCVVPFTVTDLIESPLLITSNYRLRSITVSYGPQSRYRLRNMDCWKIVGSCNGLLCLLGGSWATENQKFWLRFWNPATRTLSEKLGYLTEFWRLAFGYDVSANSYKVVAFSSTKVKVFSLSDNVWKNIDCFPTVPFGFHPSSPGRYPFMNSGVYISSTINWLAIRNKSQYDWNDITIEQFVIVSLNLGTETYQELLPPRGFVEVPPVEPSVNVLMDCLCFSHRAKGTHFVIWKMMEFGVRESWTLFLSISFQSLQIYDGIDDWLAYGSQLFLFPLYFSDSNDTLIIASNQEGDGFYNQQAILYNWRYNIVEEITSKHTEILWFYTKDYVESLVSTCPKTTPSINFKHIRHY